The nucleotide sequence AAAAAAACACGAAATATTGACAATAAAATGAGCTTTTATTGACAAATTACGACAAAAATAGTATGCAAATGTATTAATTTTGTTTTTATAAACCATCACGCTCCCTTAATCCTTGTATTTCGCGGGTTCTCGACCCATTTGGCTGGGAAAAAGCGGTTAATACCGTCTGTCAGAAATGTCGCAACAGGTGCTGGAAGTGTGATCCCGAGCGGGTTTTGTTCCTGCAGTTCAGCTGAGGAAATTACCCGTGTTCCCATGACATAATCAAACCAGGGTCGGGTCACGCACCAGTTGGCATCCTGATTACTGTTCATGTGATGGTCGTAATGCCAGGGAATGTGTTTTTTCGCCCATTCTGGCTCTAGATGTGCCCGGTGATGCACATAGAAATACTTAGCGGTACTATACAGGGCTGCTGCCGACATGCTTTTAGAGATGGGGTAAAACGCCAACCCAAAAACTGTAGCCACCGCCACCAGAGAACCTACCTCATTACGGGTACGCCAGTTACGTAGACCTTCCACATAGCCCTGATCAAAAAATGCCGTTTTACGCACAATACGGTGATGTTCCCAATGCGACTGCATCGTGCGCGGTACCGGACTAAAGCGTGTCTGCCCCTTGCGATGTACGCCATGCAGCACATATTTATGTGCAAACCATTCAAAGGCATTCGCCACCACCAGACCGGCAATAAATCCTTTAATCATCTCGATTCCTCCCGAAACTTTACTATAAACGTCGGAAATGGCTAGATATTGACCGCTAAATTCAATATGATTGACAAAATACGACAATTAAAAGAACGAAAAAGATGTCAGATATTCAGGATTATGCGGGTACAGTTTATGGAGGCTTAGGGCACTTGCTGCTAGAGTTCTATCACCACAAACAGTTGCCTGTTCCTGAAAAACTGTTGCAGATACAGGAACTGGAACGCTTTGACTTTGTCATCTGGCGTGATCTGCTCACCCAGCTCCAGCAGAAACTGCAGACCCCCGCTTTGGGTCTGGAAATTGCCAATTTCGTACAACCTCGTCATCTAGGTATTATGGCCTACCTGGCACTGTCTTGTGAAACCCTGGGCGAAGCCATGATGCGCTACCATGACTACCACCGTTTGGTCTATGACGGCAGTCCATTGGAAGTCCGGGTGGAAAATGACTACCTGTCCATTGCCTGGGTCGATGTACCATTGAATCTGGCGACCCAGTTGTCGGATGAAATTGCCATGGCCCTGATGCTGAAATTCGTACGTTCAATCATGGCATTGGGTGATATCGCTCTACATGAGGTACATTTCCGCTATCCAGCCAATAAACATCTAAATCTGTATGAACAGTTCTTCCATTGCAAGGTACGTTTTAACCAACAGAAAAGTGTGATTTTCATGCATGTTTCCGAGCTGGCCCAACCGCTACGCCAGGGCGACCAGACCTTGCAGAAACTACTGCAACAGCAAGCCAAAGCCTTGTTGGAAAAGCTACCGAATACAGCTCAAATTGACCACCGCATCCAGCAGGCGATTCTTAGCGGATTGCAAAAGAATATGTTCCAGATTGAACATGTGGCTAAACAGCTGCACTGGTCGGTACGCCAGCTGCAACGGCATTTGCAGAAACAGGGTAAAACCTATCAGCAGCGCATGCAGGAAATCCGTTTTATGCTGGCCCAGCAATATCTGAAAGATGACAATTTGAGCCTGCATGAAATTGCCCTGTTACTCGGTTATTCCGAGCAGAGCGCCTTCCAGCGTGCCTTTAAACAGTGGACCAATCGGACACCGCAACAATGGCGTTCCGAATTTCTGGCAAATGCTGACCGCGAACCTGCCTTCATCCCGGCATTGGAGATGGCAACATCAAATCAATATCACATCTAAAATATTCCAGATAAAAACTGAAAACTTCATAACAACAATAAGGGGAACTCAATGGATAAATATCTTGCGGAACTGATCGGGATCATTCTGGCTGGTCTTTGGCGGCTGTGGCAGTGCGGTACTGGCCGCGGCTTTTCCTGAACTGGGGGTTGGCTTTACTGGTGTGTCGATTGCTTTTGGTCTGACCGTCCTGACCGCGGCCTATGCACTGGGTCATATTTCTGGTGGACACTTTAACCCGGCAGTCAGCTTTGGCCTGTGGGTAGGTGGCCGTTTTGCCGGTAAAGAACTGCTGCCTTATATCATCTCGCAGGTGATCGGTGCAGTACTCGCGGCATTGGTGCTGTATTTCATCCTGCAAGGTAAAGCTGATTTTTCCGGCACCGGTGGCTTTGCCACCAATGGCTACGGCGAACTGTCACCTGGACAATATTCGCTAACCTCTGCCCTGCTGATTGAAATTGTCCTGACGGCAGGTTTCCTGATTGTGATTATGGGTGCGACGGAACGCCGTGCGCCGGCTGGCTTTGCTCCAATTGCCATTGGCCTGGCCCTGACCCTGATTCACCTGATCAGTATTCCGGTGACCAATACTTCGGTGAATCCGGCACGAAGCACAGGGGTTGCTTTCTTTGCTGAAACAGCTGCCTTAAGCCAGCTGTGGTTATTCTGGGTAGCACCGATTATTGGTGGCATCATTGGTGCAGTAATTTATAAAACCCTGCTTGAGAAAAATACGGATACCACTGGCACATAAAGCAGAAATAGAAAAAAAGCTCACTATCACGGTGAGCTTTTTTTATCTTTAATGTTTCTTAATTACAACTTTAGAGAAATGGATTGTCAATTTCCTGCGCATCATCACGCTGGATTTTTTCCGGCAAATCCGGCGTATTTTCCAGCTGTGCCACGATATCATTGATGATCGCCTGTAGTGCTTTCGCGGCTTTGAGTCCTTGCTGATCACGGGTCAGTTGCAAGTTGCCATACAAGCTGACACAGTCCAGATCATTTTCCACCGTCAGGTCATGAATCGCATGCGATTCGATACCCTTTTCATATGCCTTAAACATCTTATTCTGACGCTTCCTTGTTATTTTTTACTTCGACCTAATTCCAATCATGCCACTAGAATCAGGCCGAAGACAACAGCATTATTTCAGGAACTGCAGGATAAACTGCAAGAGTGCTTCCAGCAGCTGCTTGATCAATGCACCTTGCGGATCACTGCTGCCTGAAGATTCAGCAGGCGCATTACTGCTTTCGGAAGTTGCATTGTTACTTACCGCGGTACTGCTGCCACCAGCACGTTTAAACTCGCGCTGCAAAGCTTCCAGATCATCTTTAGAAACTTCTTCGGCACATTGGCTTTCCGCATCCCAGTGATCATAGACAATCGCCTTGTTGGCTTTTACATCGCTGGCTTTGAGCGGCAAGGTATAGGTATTGCGTTTCTGCTCTTCAGTCAGCTGTGGGAAGATATTGATATTAATCAGGTCTTCCAACGCGCACAGACTGATGACCTGCACTTTCGGGGCCGGATTTTTCAGGCTATTATCAACATAGTAAGCCCCGGCTGCACCAGTTTTCGGCATATAGATCGCCTTATAGGTCGCATTCGGGACGATCACGCCCTTGCCAATAGTTTCCAGTTTTTTCGCGCTATAGACAGGGCCAGTAACGACATACACGTCCTGTTTCTGCTTGGTCACCACTGCACGAGTGGCTTCTTCCAGCTCACGCCACACCTGTTGGTTGTTCTTCGGCGCCTGTGGCACCATGTTGGCTAAAGAGAAACTGTCGAACTGCGCTTCCTTGGTCGGCATATCCGCATTTGGCGCCATATGACCGCGGTCATAACCGGTACCACGATAATCAGACAAGGTGGCACGATGTGCTGCATTAACGCGTTCTTCCTCATGAAAACTATCTTCACGTGGAATCTTTTGGCTCAGGCGTGAGGGTGTCAGTAGCTCTGCTACCCACAATGGAGTTTTAGACACACCGGAATACATCACGGTAAAGCCATTAAAGCATAGCGGATAAGTATTCTTTTTGAGGCTGTCCTTCATCAGTACCGGGGGTACATCACGATAGAACTGATCCAGACAGGCGGAATTGCTCGGTGTGGTGGTCAATGACACCCATTGGCTGATTTTTTCCTGACCAAAGGCAATCGCGAAACTTCCCGATGCCACAAGACCCAGGATAATTTTTACAGTATTTTCATTAAAGAACTGAAAGACAGGATTTTTTTGATTACGTTGCTTCTTGGCCATGATACCCGTTACTTCTGAACAGCGACAGCGAGTTTCGCCGAGCTTAACAAGCCCTGAAAGCTATGTATATCACGGCTTCTCTGTTCGTCTAACAATTAACCAATAGGTGAAAATTCACCGTTAAAAATGTAACAACCTGTGGCTTTTTTAATAGGACTTGGACAGATTTTCATCCCATTTGTGTAGCTTTCCTTGCTGCCAAATCCAGCTTTATGCAATTGTGTTGTCTTCTTATTCCTCGAAGAAAATACGAAGGAGCCTCGTGATGTTATCGCAGAAGAAAAACTCCCAAACGATGCAGTATTCCAAATTACTTCTATTAGGTGCAGTGACTGGCCTGCTTAGTCTGAACGCATGGGCTGAACCACCTGTACAGCCGGGCGAAACATTAGAAAGTCTCTCCAAAGCACGTATTACCACTACCGTAAATGGTCAAAATGCTTCCCTTGAAAATCTGGTAAATTCCGGTCAGATCCGTCTGGTACAGCCAACAGGTCAAGCACCTGCGCCAGCCATGCAGCAGCCGATGCAACAACCTATGCCGCAAGGACAGCCACCAGCAGCGATGCAGCCAGGTGCGCCACAAGATCCGAACATGCAGCAGGAAGCACCAACAGGCGCTAGTCCTTCAGATGCCACTGCACGTTAAGCAGACCTATATTCAGATAAAAAAACCAGAGTCAAAGCTCTGGTTTTTTCTGGAAAATGATAGTTCTAGATTTCGATCTGACTGCCCAGCTCTACCACCCGGTTGGTTGGAATTTTGTAGAAATCACTCACCGGGCTGGTATTACGCTGCATGGAAATAAACAGTTTCTCACGCCACGGTGCCATCCCTTCACCAATCGCATGAATCACCCGGTCACGGGAAATAAAGAAACTGATCTGCATCAGGTCATATTCAAAGCCCAGTTCTGCATAGGCTTTCTGCACGGCTGCAGGAATATCCGGCTGATCCTTAAAACCGAAATAAGCAAAAATCCGGTAGAAATGTTCATCCATTTTCTCCACTTCGACCCGGTCTTGCTCGTTCACAAACGGTATATCGCGGGTGATCACCGTTACCATGATATTGCGTTCATGCAGCACCTTGTTGTGCTTGATGTTATGCAGCATTGCATGTGGCACGATGGTTGGCGTTCCGGTCAGAAAAATCGCATCTCCCGGTACAAACTGGGTGCCCGAACCGGTTGATACACTTTTGATAAACAGTTCGATCGGCAAGGTATTTTGCTGCATACGTTTTAGCAGCAAAGCACGGCCATCTTTCCAGGTCATCAGAATGGTAAACAAGGCTGCACCGAGCATGATGGGTACCCAGCCACCCGATGGAATTTTCAACGAAGTCGAAGCTACGAAGATCAGATCGAGTGCCAAGAATGGTGCTGAGAACAGTACCACTTTCCAGATCGGCCAGCGCCAGAAACCATAAGCCAGAATGCTGATCAAAATCGTACCGCAGAGCATGGTCATGGTCACCGCTACACCATAGGCACTTGCCAGCCGGGCACTGTTTTCAAACAGCAAAATCAGGATTACCACTGAAATAAATAGCATCCAGTTAATGAAGGGCAAATAAATCTGACCCCGCTCTTCAGCTGAGGTATGTTTCACACTCAGGCGTGGCAAATAACGCAGCTGAATTGCCTGATTGACCATGGAAAATACGCCGGTAATCACTGCCTGTGAAGCAATCACCGCCGCAGCCGTTGCCAGCACAATCATCGGATACAGACTCCAGGATGGCAGCAGCATATAGAACGGATTTGCCAAGGCTTCCGGATTACGCAGCAACAGCGCCCCCTGCCCGGCATAATTGAACAGCAGGCAGGGCAACACAATAATGAACCAGGCCAGACGGATCGGCAACCGGCCAAAATGCCCCATATCCGCATAAATGGCTTCACCGCCAGTCATGGTCAGGATCACCGCACCCATGGTCAGGAAGGCCACAAAAGGCTGATCCACGACAAAATGATAGGCCCAGTATGGATTAACCATCTGCAGTACCATCGGGGTCTGGATAATGCTCCACAGGCCAAAGCCGCCAATCGACAGGAACCAGAGCAAGGTCAATGGACCAAAGAATTTACCCATCGTCCCAGTACCGTGCCGCTGCACGATAAACAGTCCGGCGATAATGCCAATAGATAAAGGTTCCAGCCAATTGTTAAAAATGGGCGTGGCAATACTCAGACCTTCGATCGCGGAGAGTACCGAGATCGCCGGGGTGATAATGCCATCTCCAAAAAACAACGAAGCCCCGATAAAACCTAGAGCTATCAGGTAAATTTTCTTTTCATCAGAAATCCGCGTGGTCCGCAGGTTCAGGGCCAGCAAGGACATAATACCGCCCTCGCCATTGTTGTCGGCACGCATGATAATGGTGACGTATTTAAAACTCACCGTCAGCATGATGCACCAGAAGATCAGGGAGAGAATGCCCAGTACCGATGCTTCACTAATGGCCAGGTGCGAGGTCAGGAAGCATTGCCGCAGCGCATACAGGGGGCTGGTGCCAATATCACCGAAAACGACCCCAAGCGCAGCCAGCGTGATGACTGGTAAAGCTGCTTTTTGTGCAGTACTTTGCATATATTATCTTCGTTTTAGAAAGCATTTTTGCGAATCATAGCACTGCCTCTAAACTTTTTCTGCAAATCAATTGTTTCAAGCTTGGCAGACCGGCTTTTTTTCTATATTATCCACCGCCATGGTGAGGTGTCCGAGTGGCTGAAGGAGCACGCCTGGAAAGTGTGTATACGTTTATAGCGTATCGAGGGTTCGAATCCCTCTCTCACCGCCAAGATTCATCATCATGTAGCCACATGGTGTCCTAGAAGGCTTAAATCTAAAGGGTTTAAGCCTTTTTTGCAGCCTGAACTTAAGTGGCAATCCGTTTTAATTTTTTGAATACACAGCAATCATTAGAAAGATAACGTAAATTCCATTTTAAGAATTAAGATTTCATCTAGGTTCATAAATCATGATAAAGCTTGTTATTTTCTGCCAATTGATTGAAAAGTGATCTATCGTAAAATTATTTTTAGAAACTGTAGCTGTAGTTTCTTTTTTCCAGTTTTACGCCTCCTTCCCCATGATGGAGGTATTTTTTTGTCTAAAATAAAATATTCCCGCTAAGGTTATGCTAAGTTGTTTGATATCCTTGATTTAGAACATTGAAGAATAAGAAAAGATGATGAAAAAATTTACCTTTAGCCTCCTACTCATTAGTTTTGCTCTGACAGGATGTCAAAAGCAACCTGAACAGGCGGCAGCGTCTATGAGCAATGAGAAAAACTCTGTAGATGTGATTCAATTTGAACAGGCTGACCAGAAGATCAGTAGTTTTCTGGATCAATTGGATAACCCAGCGACACCTTTGGAAGTACGCAAGCAAATCATCTGCAAGGATTATACTGAAGTATATTTCAAGGAATATGTTCCAGCCTTTATGAAAATTGCACCAGAAAATACCAAGCAGCAACTGGAACAGGATTTAAAGCTTGCGCTGGATTTTTATAAGAAGAGAGATAATGTGGTTTGTGAATAATTCGATATTGGATTCTTCCTTATCACATCTTTTAAAAAAAATCGAATGTGTAATTTTACTTTTCTTACTTATTTTTTTAGCTCTGCTCTTTCTTTTCTTGTCAACGGTTATTTTTTCTGACTTATTAATTGAGCCATTTCTAAAATTCGATCATAAGAATATAAATTATTTAATAATTTTTCGATGATTTGAAAAGCATCAAAAAGCTCATCAATAAAGATAGCATTCTCCTCATGGCTACCACTATTTCCCAACCATTTAATTGCTAACAAAAGTTGCTGTTGTGGAAATAATATATGATTTTGTTCAATACTTTTTATTCTTTGATCTAAGCTTACAAAAGCTCCTTTCCTATCTTTACCCTGAATCCCAAATTCTGTTAGAAGAATTTCGATAGCAATTCGCAGTTTATTAACAGCAGAACTTGGAGAACTTAGAGTAAGAGCAAAAGATTCATAAATAATATCTTTTATTTCACTTGGCACCTTATCAGGCACCTTAAAAAGGTTTAATGCTGGTTGAAAATATCTCGGTGTAAAAACATCAATAAATTCTCTTTCACAGGGACAATAACCCTCTTCCGTTAAAATATAGTCCGTATAATTTTCCTCTATTGTACCTTCTCCACAAACTATGACCTTATCACCGCATTTATGATGCACACATTTCAGAACTCCAGAAAAAATATAACGTGTCCATTCTGGTTCAAATTCATCACATTCTTTTTGTTCTTTCTTACTTAAAGCGGTTTGATATTGATGCCAACATTCATCATCCCAAACTAAAGTTTGACGCGCACATGTAGGACAAGAAAATGGAATATCATCTTCTTTATTAAATTGAACCGTACCGGGTTTGTCGGAGAGTCAATATTCTGAGAGACTACCCCGATGACAAAATTAAAATATACCCCTGAAATCAGAGAAAGAGCGGTTCAATTATTGATTGAATCTGAAAAAGATTATCCATCGAATTGGGCTGCAATCACAGCAATTGCGCCTAAGATTGGTTGTACTCCTGAAACACTTCGTGCCTGGCATCAAAAGCATTTAGATCAGCAAAATCCTATTAAAGTACAACAGATATCTGATCAAGAAAAAATGAAGCAAATGGAACGTGAAATTAAAGAATTAAAGCGTGCCAATGAAATTCTACGTAAAGCAGCCGCTTTTTTCGCCCAGGCGGAGCTCGACCGCCCACACAAATAATGGTGGATTTCATCCATAACAATAAAGACTTATATGGTGTTGATGCGATTTGTAGGATTTTACCGATCGCAGCTTCAACCTATTACCGAACTTTAGATCTCGCTGACAATCCAGAACATCGAGCAAAGCGAGATTTACATGATGAGTATCATGCTGAGGAGATTAAACGAATTTGGAAAGAAAGTTCAGGTCGATATGGTGTGCGTAAGGTCTGGCAACAATTGAAACGTGAAGGTTATGTTATCGCACGTTGTACAGTTGCTCGATTGATGCAGAAGCTAGGTATACAAGGTGTTTGGCGTGGTAAGAATAAACAAACCACCCGTAACCGAGATGATCAAAAAAGAGCAGATGATTTAGTGAAACGTAATTTTAATGCTGATCATCCTGACCAACTGTGGGTGAGTGACTTTACGTATATTCAAACTCATTCAGGCTGGGTCTATACCGCCTTTATTATTGATGTGTTCTCACGAGCAATTGTTGGATGGAAAGTATCTACACGGATGAATACAGATATGGTGCTCGATGCATTGGAGCAAGCATTGCATGATCGCGGCATGCCAAAGAATGTGATTCATCATTCCGACAGAGGTGTGCAATATCTTTCCATTCGCTATACCAATCGTTTAGAAGCTGCAAATTTACGAGCATCAGTCGGTACGACTGGTGATTCATACGATAATGCTTTGGCTGAAACGGTGAATGGCTTATACAAAACAGAGGTGATTGAATATCTAAAAGCAGATTGGCAAGGTTTAGCAGATGTACAACTTGCGACACTAAACTGGGTAGATTGGTTCAATAAAAAGCGTGTACACAGTGCACTGGGTTATGTATCGCCTTTTGAGTTTGAAGCAATGTACTATGATAAGATTAACCCGTTAGGTCAGGTGGCCTAACTTAAATAAAAAAATCTCCGACAAACCCGGTACGGTTCACTACTAATAAGTTTATAGATTGGCACAAAAATAGCTTAATTTTCTTGTCATCAAAGCTATGTTATGTTGCTCTTAGCGGGCACATACAAGGAGAACAAAAACCAAAAATTTAACCAACCACGCATTGATCTTGATTCAAATAAAAAAGCCAATAGAAACCCTGCTATTCGGGAGATCACATGAATAACAGCGCCAACTATATCAAACAGATCAAAAACGCTAAACGTGGCGGTTACACCCCGACCATTGCCAAGGACGTCAACAAACACAAAATCCAGAAAGCACTAAAACTTATTGAACAGTGGAGAAGCCTCGCTCAGGAACTTAAACCTCAAATGCAGTTTGACATGGCCTTTACCCTGGAGGAATGCGCCCAAGACCTTGATCGAATACTGAAAAGCCGATAACCCTGATTTTTATATTTCACTAAAATAATTCTAAATTCCACCTCGCCCACAGCATCCAATATCCAATGTGGGCGATTTCACAAAGTAAAACCTATTCTATTTTTAGTTTTAAACATAACATCTGGCATACAAATCCAGAGCTAACTAAAATTTAGACAAAGCATTTGAACGGTTATTTTTTGGCTTGCAACACCTAAAAAATTCTGTAGAATGCACACCACAACGCCGGCATAGCTCAGTTGGTAGAGCAACTGACTTGTAATCAGTAGGTCCACAGTTCGAATCCGTGTGCCGGCACCATTTTCTTAGCCTCGCTTTTTAGTGAGGCTTTGATGTTTCTGGCGCCTGCATTTTTCTTTGGGCGACTATCTTTGATTCTTTTTAGTGCTGGGCCGTGGCGCTAATCTGTACATAACGCACCACCCCATCTTCATATAGTTTTCGGCACAGTTTGGCTGTCATCTGGATTTTAAAATGATCCAGCTTGGATGCCTGCACAGACTGGGCAAAGCCTTTTGCATTTAAATCCTGCTCGACATAACGGGCAAAACTGGCAAAAACTTCCTCTGATAAATCTTCCACCTGAATATCCATAAATTCATGCTGGTCCAAACATTCATACAGCGCACCGACACTCATCAGATTATTTAAATTCACATCGGCTGATTTCAGTAAAAACTGATATTTACGTTTTTGAAATGAATTTAAAGTTTTCCAGCGCTCGGACAAGGCTAAGTGATGAAAACCGATGCGTGCTTTTGAATTCAAAACGGAACGCATTTGTTCCAGCAGTTCTGGAATGTTGCTGTGATAGGCCGCGTCAATACAGACTACAGCGTCGAATTTCTGCGGAAAACGGATGTCTTTAAGTCTAAGGAAAGAAGCGTTATAGATGGCATTCAGCTCAGGCAGATGCTGCTGAATCTTGCTGACACAGGTCTGCTGCAACTCAACACCCGCCAGATATTGCACCTGATAATGCTGCTGCCAATGTTGCAAGCTGGCACCCTGACCACAGCCAAGATCCAGCAGTTTGTCTTTTGCATTTAAATGGATTGCCTGAGCCAGATGATCGGCCAAGGCTTGGCAAGCTGCTACATAGTCTGTTTGTCCTGCCTGCCAGTATCCCAGATTGCTCCAGGGCAACCACGAGAGATCCCCAAGTAATGCCGCATTAATGGCATATTTATGCTCAGGTAAACGCTGTCGAAGTGCCTGGAACAGTTTCATGCTTAATAGCCAAGTTGCGGTGCAACCTCGATTTTCGGTTTTAAACCCTTGAATGGCAACGGCGCACCGAAAATTTCTGCAATGTTCATCGCGGAAGTCACCGCAGATTCCAGAATTGGTAGGCCATCGCACGACCATGAACCACAATAGAACACCTTACGGCCCTGCTCCAGATGGCGTTTCTGCACTTCCTTGTTCAGGGCAAGGGTATTGGCATCTACCACGGCACGAGTGAGGGTCACGGAAGAAATGATTTTCTTCGGATCAATTTCAGTCACCGGACGCCAGGTTTGGAATACCGGAGATTTACCGACCAGTGTTGGCTCAACCGCATTCAGCCATACGGTGAACTGCTGACGGGTAAACTTGCGATCCATCATATAGCTCAGCACTGCCCAGTCTTTGCGTTTTGGTGGCATCACGCTTGGATCGGTATGAATCACCAGCTCACCCTGCTCAAACTGGAATTTTTTCAGCAATTCGATGTCATATCCGAACTGTTCCTGATCCAAGAATTCATCAATCTTGTTGGTCGGTGTGGCTACTACTACACGGTCAAACAGTTTGGAATAACCAGCCGCATTTTCCACACGTACCTGTTCACCCTGCTGTTGCACCAGTGTGGTTTTTGCACCACTGACAATCTCGATGCCTTCGATCAACTTGTCCACCAGTGCCGGTGTACCACCCTGCATACGCAGCAAGGCATCACCATCGGTCAGCTGGCGCAGGAAAATCAGCAAAGGTTTCGCAGGCCATTCACCAATGGTTTTCGGGTTACAGGTACAGATGGTGTAAAGCACCGGCATCACCGCACCATGCCAGAACACTTCTTCAATCTCGTTACGATTGATAAATTCTGCCAGGCTGATGTCCTGATGTTTTGATTTAAAGAATTTGTGCAGTGCCGTTTTTAGCTGCAACATACCTTTGACCAGACGCCAGCCGTACTGCTGGATGCCTTTACGGTTATTAATAATCGGGAAATTACCGATACGGCTACGTGAGGTGGTCAGCCAGGTTTCAGTTTTCTCCTCAAACAGCCAGCTGCAGGCCATGTAGGTGCGTACCGGATAGGTGGTAATCCCCAGATGGGTCGCCAGACTCAGCGTGTTCTTCCACAAGTAAGGATTCATCACGCGCAGGGGTGCATCAATCAGCCCGCCTTCAAACTCGAGGCTATGACTGTCCATGCCGCGTCCTGGCAGCGCTTCAAAAATCGTGATGTGATGTCCTGCATCCTGAAGAATTCTGGCGGTAGCCAGTCCGGCCATGCCACTACCAATAACTGCGATATCCAAACTGATCATCCATCATTAAAAATTAACTTTTAGAAATTATGTACCAAGCTAGCATCTTTTAGGGTATTAAAATCTTCCAGAATGCAAGTTTTTCTCGATAAGCTAAGCAGATGTAAATTCATAATTTTTTACATTTCTCTCTAAAAAAATACAGTTTATAAATCTCTGCTTTTGTTGGTTATTTATGAATTTATTTAAAATTTTTATTTTAAAATCAATGTATTTAAGTTGACCAAAATTTCAAAAATGATTTTACAAAACTACCCAATATCTTTATAATTGCTTGCATAATAAAATGACAGCCACTGCACGCTCCACAGTGACGGATGGCTCGAATAATACCCATGATCAGAATAATCTACAGCGCACAATATATCCAAAGCCTCTGCATTGCAGAGGCTTCTTTGTTTTTGCGGAGTAGGAAAATGCGAGTTCGACTGACATTTTTTATTCAGCTGTGTCTGGAATCTCGCCAAATTTTCCGTTGTTAAAGTCTTGAAAAGCCTGGATGATTTCTTCCTTGGTATTCATTACAAAGGGACCATAACCCTGAATCGGTTCATTCAACGGCTCACCAGTTAACAGCAGGAATTTCGTGTCCTGATAGGCTTGTAACTGAATGGCAGGATCATCATCACGGGCAAATATCACGATGGAGCTGTCCAATACTTTTTGGGTACCATTTACGATCAGCTCCCCGCTTAA is from Acinetobacter sp. ANC 7912 and encodes:
- a CDS encoding cyclopropane-fatty-acyl-phospholipid synthase family protein, whose translation is MKLFQALRQRLPEHKYAINAALLGDLSWLPWSNLGYWQAGQTDYVAACQALADHLAQAIHLNAKDKLLDLGCGQGASLQHWQQHYQVQYLAGVELQQTCVSKIQQHLPELNAIYNASFLRLKDIRFPQKFDAVVCIDAAYHSNIPELLEQMRSVLNSKARIGFHHLALSERWKTLNSFQKRKYQFLLKSADVNLNNLMSVGALYECLDQHEFMDIQVEDLSEEVFASFARYVEQDLNAKGFAQSVQASKLDHFKIQMTAKLCRKLYEDGVVRYVQISATAQH
- a CDS encoding FAD-dependent oxidoreductase; this translates as MISLDIAVIGSGMAGLATARILQDAGHHITIFEALPGRGMDSHSLEFEGGLIDAPLRVMNPYLWKNTLSLATHLGITTYPVRTYMACSWLFEEKTETWLTTSRSRIGNFPIINNRKGIQQYGWRLVKGMLQLKTALHKFFKSKHQDISLAEFINRNEIEEVFWHGAVMPVLYTICTCNPKTIGEWPAKPLLIFLRQLTDGDALLRMQGGTPALVDKLIEGIEIVSGAKTTLVQQQGEQVRVENAAGYSKLFDRVVVATPTNKIDEFLDQEQFGYDIELLKKFQFEQGELVIHTDPSVMPPKRKDWAVLSYMMDRKFTRQQFTVWLNAVEPTLVGKSPVFQTWRPVTEIDPKKIISSVTLTRAVVDANTLALNKEVQKRHLEQGRKVFYCGSWSCDGLPILESAVTSAMNIAEIFGAPLPFKGLKPKIEVAPQLGY